Below is a genomic region from Leifsonia sp. Root112D2.
ACACATTCGCGATCACGAACACCGGAACGGTCACCATCACGGATGTCGGAATCGACGATCCGAAGGTGGCTGTCACCGGTACGATCGCCGCGATCGGGCCGGGCCAGACGCTGGTGCTGACGAGCAAGGCGTACACCGTGACGCAGGCGGACGCCAAGGCGGGCAAGGTGGTCAACACGGCCACTGCGCATGGCACGCTGCCAAACCAGATCACGATCGTCTCCGATCCGTCTACAGCGACCACTATCGCCGGAATCGTGCCGGCTCCGATCGTGCAGACACCGACTGAGGTCGCCGCCGATGCGGCGCTCGCTCGCACAGGCTCCGACGTCGGCTTGGGCGTGCTCGCGGCGAGCCTCTTGTTCGTCTTGGCCGGACTCCTGCTCGTGGTGATCAACCGTCGTCGACGTCGAAACGCCTAACATGCCGAGCGGCTCCTCGACGGGCCTCAGCTGGTCGAGGAGCCGCGAGCGTGGAATGGTGGAGGGATACCGTTCGCCGAGGAGGTACCGTGCGCAATTCGAGCAGAGTACGTGATCAGCCGGCGCTGACGACGTCGAGCGGCAAGAGCTGGCTCATCATGGGGGCGCTGCTCGCGATCATCAGCGTGATAGTGCTGATCCCGTTGATGCAGCGGGAACCGCGGGCGGTCGCCGTCATCGGCGTCATTGCCGTCGTGGTGCTCTACGCGGTCATCGTCGTGGCGCGTCTGCTTGTCGGGCCGGGACGGCTGCGACTGGGCATCATGGCCATTGCGATGCTCTGCATGGCGGCCAGCGCGCTGACCTGCGTGCTCATCATCGCCGGCGCGCAACCCCGATAGTTGTCCTGAGCCTCACTGCCGCCGTGGGAGCGCCCACCCTCGATGGGCGGATGCGCCCCTGCCTCTGGACGGCTCCTGAGCGTATCGTGTGAATCGCGGACCGGCATCGTGGCCGATCGCGGAAGGAGGCGACCGAGATGTCGCATACCCAGAACACAGGATTCCCCGCCGTTCCCGAGGCTCCGGCTTCGCCCGCAGCCGCCGTCGCCGCGGCGTTCGGCGACCCCGCCGGGCTCGGCCTCGGCGCATTCGCGCTCACCACCTTCGTACTCAGCGTCGTCAACGCGGGCTGGGTCGCCGGCGGAGCCGTCGGCGCCGTCATGGGCCTCGCGCTCTTCTATGGAGGGGTTGCGCAACTCTTCGCCGGCATGTGGGAGTTCGCCAATCGCAACACCTTCGGTGCCGTGGCATTCAGTTCGTATGGTGCTTTCTGGCTGTCGTTCTGGTACTTGGAGACCTTCGTCAAGGTGCCCACCGCCGACGCCGGTG
It encodes:
- a CDS encoding acetate uptake transporter, coding for MSHTQNTGFPAVPEAPASPAAAVAAAFGDPAGLGLGAFALTTFVLSVVNAGWVAGGAVGAVMGLALFYGGVAQLFAGMWEFANRNTFGAVAFSSYGAFWLSFWYLETFVKVPTADAGAAVGLYLLAWGIFTLYMTIAAFRTNWVVFLVFVFLTLTFFALAIGEFSGTKGISTLGGYLGILTALLAWYGSFATVTNFTFKRVVLPVGPSSK